The genomic window TTGTCTGACTTGCAGGTGCTTTAAAGCTAGTCGAAGCTTGAACTGCGCCATCAGGACGTTGAATGATGGTTTCTAATACCCGCCGTCTACCTGCATCAATCCCAAACAGACGCACATACTCGCCACTGTGGTCGGCTAGACAGGTTTCTAATGCTGCTACTGCTTCGCCTAATGTTCTGGCTTCAATGGGTTTGCAGCTAGTCCACGAACCTGTACGGAATCTTCTTTGGTCTACGTGTTCTGAGCCAATCTTATAACCTTGCTCTAATAAATAACGTAATTGGTCTATGGTTTCTGCACCCAGGCTATTGCTTGCCACTTCACTACTCCTTCCTATTTCTATGACATTAAGTTTATTACTTGTATAAGATTTAGCGTTCTTATCACGAATGGGTGCAATACACTTGTTATCCGCAGCACAAAGATAACCAGCTCGCAAGGCTTGGTTAATCCCAATCACATGATGGGCAAATTCCTGATCTTGATCTTGCACGTCTGACAAGCGATCGGCCTGCTGTTGGGTGGTGATGATCGATCCTGAAGGTACATATTTGCCAGGGGGAATTTCTACGTCTTGAATCAAAGCGTGCATCATCACAATGCAGCCTGCTCCTATCCTGGAATTGAATACCGTAGAGCGAAAACCAATAAATGAATTTTCCCCAACATAAGCAGGGCCGTGAATCAGGGCCATGTGGGTGATAGAAGCATTTTTGCCAACCCAAACCGAGTATTCATTGCTATCATCGCCTATGACTCGGCCTTGCTCCAAACCGTGAATGACGACACCATCTTGAATATTAGTATTTTCACCAATATAAAAAGGTGTGCCTTCATCGGCTCTAATTGAAGTTCCTGGAGCAACGATTACATTTGCACCTATGTGGACATCCCCAATAATGTTGGAAAAAGAGTGTACAAATGCGGTTTCATGGATTTCTGCTTCCGCTAAACTCCTTGACCACGGGGTTGGGGGAGCCGCCGTGCTGCGGACTGCCATTGCGAGATTCCTCCTAAATTAAGTGTCAATAGTCTGTATTCCATAGTTCATAGTCCATAGTCCATTGCTCATAATTTTGAGTCTGTTGACTATGACTATTGACTTTTGACTTTTGACTACCTGTATTGGTCTTTTTTGCTATAAATGAGACGATCTTCTACGTAAATAGTATCAATTATCGCCACCACTGCTGCATCCAAAGGACGCTGCTCACTCCCAGGTACTTGACGCGCCGCACTACCACGACTGATCAGTACCCATTCGTCTACCCCTGCACCTACGTTATCTGCTGCTACCTCGTATTTTTGCAGGAGGTTTCCTTCTTCATCTACTAATTGCAACAACAGTAGCTTCACACCTCTGAGACTAGGTTCTTTTTGTGTGCTAACTACTGTGCCACGAACTTTAGCGATTTGCATTACTCAACTATGGTCTTCTGCCGAAGGGACGAATTGCGTTCACATTTTCCCGGAATTGCTCTACATCTTCGGTATAACGAATTGGGAGAACATATTCTAAGTTCTCGTGAGGACGCGCAATGATGTGTGTAGACAAAACTTGTCCACCATTGACGCGCTTCACTGATTCAACCCCTGCGCCTACAGAAGCTTGTACTTCCGATACATCGCCTCTCACAATTACGGTAACTCGACCACTACCAATTTTTTCGTAGCCTACCAAGGTGACACGAGCAGCTTTTACCATCGCATCTGCTGCTTCTACCACTGCGGGAAAGCCTAGCGTTTCTACCATTCCTACTGCAATTGACATTCTTTTTGATTCCTGAATAAACTTTCTAGCTTTGAATTTCCATTGACGCTCAAGAAGGCAACCCCGTTAATGAGTTTTTCTACTCAGCTTTTAGGTACGGAACTGTTCCACAGCTTCCGTGTAACGAATCGGTAAGACGTATTCTAGGTTCTCATGGGGGCGGGCAATGATGTGTGTAGATACAACTTCACCACCATTGACTCTTCTGGCTGCTTCAATTCCAGCTGCTACTGAGGCTTGTACCTCAGATACATCTCCCCGCACAATTACAGTAACTCTAGCACTACCGATTTTTTCATATCCTACCAAAGTTACGCGTGCAGCTTTCACCATCGCGTCAGCTGCTTCTACTACTGCGGGAAATCCCTTGGTCTCAATCATTCCAACTGCAATTGGCATCCCATATCTCCTAAAAAATTAATCCAATCAGTACTGCGGTTTGAAAATTTTGCCGGGGAAGCTCATCTTGAGCTACAAAAACACTTCCAAACTAAGCATAGAAAAGGTTGGCATCTCTGGCAATATAAATTAGTATAATAGTTTATAATAAAAAAGTTTTAAAAAACTTAACAAAAATTTGTACCTGTGTTCTTTTCAATCAAATTTTACGGATTACTATAGCAACCACTTGTGCTTTATAATTTTTTTATTACATTTACAAAAAGATATTCATAATCGAGGCTAATCCTGTCTGGCAAAGGAAGATGAGAGTCTGTAATTTTTGCTGTCTCTGGTTTTCCTACAGTTTGTAGTAGGGATCAAGGGTAAATGAAAAACATATAAGAATATATAAGTTTTCTAAATATGCTCTATAAATTTATGTTCTCAAGGTAGAAACGAAGAGTTTAAATCACAGAAAATATGCAGAATGCAAAGGCTTTACCACAAATCAACTTGACTTTAATAGCAGTTTTCGTAGGGGATAGTTAAGTAAAATATACTCATCAAAGATTTTAATAAAAAAATTAAAAAAAGTATAGTTTTTGAAACAACTTAATTTGTTTTAGTAAATCATGGGTTTAAGGGGTTTAAGGAAATTTAAGGCTGAGTCTTCAAGGAAAATCAATAAATGAATGAGTTTCTATTTACAACAAGTTGGTGTATGCCTTTTTATAGTTTGTTAGGCGCACTCATCACATTGCCGTGGAGTATAGGTATTATCCGACGAACAGGGCCAAGACCTGCCGCGTATTTCAACTTGTTGACTACCCTTTTGGCTTTTGCTCATAGCCTTTTAGTGTTTAAAGATATTTGGAACAGAGAACAAGAAACCTGGGTAATTACTTGGTTTCAAGCGGCGGATTTAAATTTATCCTTTGCTTTGGAAATTTCACCAGTTAGTATTGGGGCAACAGTATTAATCACAGGGCTGAGTCTCCTAGCGCAAATCTATGCTCTAGGTTACATGGAAAAGGACTGGGCTTTAGCAAGATTTTTTGGACTGATAGGATTTTTTGAAGCTGCACTGAGTGGTTTAGCTTTTAGTGACTCTTTATTTCTCAGCTACGCACTATTGGAAGTTTTGACACTTTCTACATACTTGCTGGTGGGATTTTGGTACGCACAGCCCCTAGTAGTGACAGCAGCACGAGATGCGTTTTGGACAAAACGTGTAGGAGATTTATTACTACTAATGGCGGTAGTAACACTTTCCACCTTAGCGGGTAGTTTGAATTTTTCTGACTTATATGAGTGGGCGCAAACAGCGACTTTAGACCCAGTAACCTCAGCATTGTTGGGCTTGGCTTTGATTGCTGGGCCAGCAGGTAAATGCGCTCAGTTTCCCTTGCATATGTGGTTAGATGAAGCAATGGAAGGCCCTAACCCAGCTTCAGTCATGCGGAACTCTTTGGTGGTAGCGGGTGGTGCTTATATATTGTATAAACTACAACCTATATTAGCTCTCTCACCTGTTGCATTGAACGCTTTACTGATTATAGGTAGCGTGACAGCAGTGGGAGCTAGTTTAGTGGCTCTAGCCCAAACGGATATTAAGCGAGCTTTATCCCATTCTACTAGTGCTTATATGGGATTGGTATTCTTGGCAGTGGGCTTAGAACAGGGGGGTGTAGCCCTGATGTTGTTGTTAACCCATGCGATCGCAAAAGCATTATTATTTATGAGTTCTGGCTCAGTCATTTTTACTACCCACAGTCAAGATTTGACAGAAATGGGTGGTTTATGGTCTAAAATGCCGGCAACTACTACAGCCTTTATCGTTGGTTCAGCCGGGATGGTGACAATATTACCACTGGGTAGCTTTTGGGCAATGCTAGCCTGGGCTGATGGCTTAGTGAGAGTTTCCCCTTGGGTGATTGCCATTTTAATCTTAGTCAACGGGTTAACCGCCTTAAACTTGACACGGGTGTTCAGATTAGTATTTTGGGGTCAACCGCAACAAAAAACCCGCCGCGCCCCGGAAGTCGGCTGGACGATGGCTTTCCCAATGGTATCACTGACAATTCTGACGTTAATCTTACCTCTAATGCTACAGCAATGGTACTTATTGCCAGCTTGGGAAAGCATTGATTGGTATGTGGTTTTAGTATTGGTTTCTTCTACAGTCGCTGGGGTAGTCATCGGGTCAACCATTTATCTGCACAAAGCTTGGTCTAGGTCAAGAATCATGGGTTGGCGAATGATGCAAGACTTATTGGGTTATGACTTTTACATTGACCGAATTTATCGCCTCACCATAGTGAGTGCAGTATCCATACTATCGAAAATTTCCGCGTGGAGCGATCGCTATTTAGTTGATGGCTTAGTAAACTTAGTCGGTTTCGCCACGATTTTCAGTGGTCAAGGCTTAAAGTACAGCATTTCTGGTCAATCCCAAGGATATATGTTGACCATCCTAGCGGTAGTCAGCGTCCTAGGCTTTTTCATTAGCTGGTCATTAGGCTTACTAGATAAGTTGCCTTTTTGAGAGTTCTTAATGAGTGCTGAGTAATGAGTGCTGAGTAATGAGTAATGAGTAATGAGTAATGAGTGCTGAGTATTGAGTATTGAGTGGAAAACTGGAAGAGAGGAAAGTTAAAAGTATTTATTTATAACCTGTCCCCAGTCCCCAGTCCCCAGTCCCCAGTCCTCAGAGGTTCTTTAATTTTGAATTTTGAATTTTGAATTTTGAATTTTGAATTGAATAGTCACCTGTCACCTGTCCCCTTCTTTATGCTAAGTGTCTTAATTTTTGCCCCATTATTGGGTGCGCTGTTAGTTGGTTTATTCCCTGCTGGCGTGAATGGGAAAATTTCCCGGAGTATCGCGTTGATTGTTGCAGGATTAATTTTCTTGTGGACTGTCATATTGGCTAGCCAGTTCAATCCAGGGGAAGTTAATCAACAGTTTAGTGAGTTTTTACCCTGGATAGATGCGTTGGGATTGAATTATAATCTAGGAGTAGATGGGCTATCCTTGCCTTTGCTGTTGTTGAATGGATTATTGACTGGCATAGCTATCTACAGCACCGATGAATCTCTACAACGTCCTCGGTTTTATTACTCCTTGATTTTGGTGTTGAGTGCTGGAGTAGCCGGAGCATTTATTGCTCAAGATTTACTGCTATTTTTCTTGTTTTACGAGTTGGAATTGATTCCCCTATATCTGCTAATTGCTATTTGGGGTGGTGCGAAAAGAGGTTACGCCGCTACAAAATTTCTCATCTATACTGCGCTTTCGGGAATATTGATTTTAGCTAGTTTCTTGGGTATGGTATGGCTGAGTGGTGCTGATACCTTTGCTTTATCAGCATTCGATGCTCAATCTCTACCGTTAGCAACCCAATTGCTACTCCTAGGGGGAATTTTAATTGGTTTTGGCATCAAAATGCCCCTAGTTCCCTTTCACACTTGGCTACCAGATGCTCACGTAGAAGCTTCTACGCCGATTTCTGTGTTACTGGCTGGTGTATTGTTGAAATTGGGGACTTATGGCTTGTTGCGGTTTGGTATGGACTTGTTACCAGATGCTTGGGCATATTTAGCCCCTTGGTTAGCAGTTTGGGCAGTGGTGAGTGTGTTGTATGGCTCATCCTGTGCGATCGCTCAAACTGACATGAAGAAAATGGTAGCCTATAGTTCTATTGGTCACATGGGCTATATCTTACTCGCCGCCGCAGCCGCCACACCATTAAGCACTTTGGGTGCTGTCATGCAGATGATTAGCCACGGGTTAATTTCTGCCATGCTGTTTTTATTAGTGGGGGTTGTGTATAAAAAGGCTGGTAGCCGTGATTTAAATGTGATTCGTGGACTACTGAATCCAGAACGGGGTATGCCTTTAATTGGTAGCTTGATGATTATAGGTGTAATGGCTAGTGCTGGTACTCCGGGAATGGTAGGATTTATTTCAGAATTTATTGTATTTCGCGGCTCTTTTGCTGTATTCCCGGTACAAACTCTGGTATCAATGCTGGGTACAGGTTTAACGGCGGTTTACTTTTTAATTCTCGTCAACCGTGCCTTTTTCGGACGCTTGTCTGAGCAAGTGATCAACCTACCTAGAGTTTACTGGAGCGATCGCATTCCTGCCTTTATCTTAGCTGCCCTGATTGTCGTTTTTGGTATCCAACCTGGTTGGTTAGTACATTGGTCTGAACCCACTATCACCGCTATGGTAAACGTAGAACATACAGTTGCCACTGTTTCTTTAGAGACAACAAAAAGCCAAAACTAAATGTTTGGAATAAGGGTGTGGGGGTGTGGGGGTGTAGGGGTGTAGGGGAAAGAAAAAATATCAATTATTCTTCCCTTATACCCTTACACCTTCTGAACAGGAAAAGTCTTGTTATTAGTAAATAAATTACCAAGTATCAACTATCTAGTAATTAACAAACATAATTTTAAAAAAATATCTTTATTTCTTGGAGAATTAAAATGGTAACTATTAAAAAGAAACAAAATCATAATCCTTTAGCTGAGTATATTAAACGCCTCCAAACAGGACAAGCGTTACTGGCAGACAGTCCACAAAATGTCTTAGAAGTTGTAGGTATTCTCAAAAGCTATGGGGTAATTATAGATGCTTATTCAAATAACTTGATTTATATTTCTGAAAATCAGTTTTTAGTATTTTTCCCATTTTTTAAATATTTTAATGGTGAAATTAATTTACCAAAATTACTTCGTCATTGGTGGCATGACAGAATTAATTTTGAATATGCAGAATATTGCATGAAAGCCATGATGTGGCATGGTGGCGGCGGTTTAGATGCTTATTTAGATACTAAAGAATTTCAAGAAAGAGCAGAAGCAGTTATCAAAGCAAAATTTGGCATCAATCCCTTGATAATGGGTTTGAATCAACTGTTTCCCGACTTTTTAACTGAACAGTTACGGATGTCTGCTTACTACAGTGGGTTGGGACAATTTTGGCGGGTCATGGCTGATATTTTTCTGAACTTATCAGACCGCTATGACCGAGGTGAAATTAAAACTATTCCCGATGTTGTAGAACATATTAAGGCGGGGTTAGTAGCGGATGCTTTAAGGCCAATTGCCTACGCGGTGAAAATTAACAAAAAAGTCTATGAAATTATTCCTCAAAGTTTGGGGTTGACTTTTTTAGCAGATACCGCAATACCTTATGTAGAAGCAGTATTCTTTAGAGGTACGCCATTTTTAGGAACAGTTTCATACAATGCCCAAGGTTATCAAGTTCCACCTGATCAATCTCGATTCCAATATGGGGCATTATACGCTGATCCGTTACCTATTGGTGGTGCAGGTATTCCGCCTACCCTGTTAATGCAGGATATGCGTCATTATCTACCAGAGTATCTGCACGAAATTTATCGGCGAGGTTTACGGGGAGAGGATGATTTGCGTGTGCAGATTTGTATGACTTTCCAAAAATCTATGTTTTGTGTAACTACAGCAGCGATTTTGGGATTGATGCCTTATCCTGCGGATAGTGAGGAAGCATCTGAGCAAGAGGCTAATCGAGTTTATTTAGAAAAATGGATGGATAGGTTACAAACTTCCCAGTTGCTGAATGTGAATAAGTAAGGTTGTGGGGGTAAATTTAAACGCAGAGGGGGAAGGAGGTAGGCGCAGAGTCTCGCAGAGAATTAGGCTTCTGGTTCAACGCCCAAAGAACGCAATTGAGCAATCAGGCGATCGTTTCGTTGACGTTCCTGTTCGGCTCTTTCCTCACCAGTCAACAACAAATTACCTTGCGAATCCCACCAGCGTAGCCAAGGTAATTCGGCGTTTTGATATTCGCCCTGCCAAATGCCTAACTCAACTCCCAAGGGCAGAATAGGATAATGTCCATGCTCAGTTGCTGCTAATAACTGATATTGCCCACCAATTAATTCATAAACTTCCACGCTGGCTTTATTGACTTCATAAATGCCATAGAAGGGAGGACGAATTACCTGCTCATAAATCCAAAATTTGCCCTTCCAAGGGGTTTTGTCTCGTTCTTCACTACCATCGCCAGAGACAAATTCCAATGCAATCAATGGGGCAATAAACTCTCTCCACAGTACATAAGACCTTCGTGTTTGTCCATCCAGCAATGCCGGTACATTCCCTACATAAAACCAATCTGGTGCTTCTGCGCCTTTTTCTGGGGGGTCAGTTAAACGCCAGTAAATGCCTAAGTCTTGACCAATACAATATTGCCCATCAGGATGTAATTGTTTGAGTACTGGTGTAATTGAATCCGTCAATAAAATGCTTTGAGGATGTTCTTGCCAATTTTTCACGAATGTACCATCAGACTCTGGTAGCTGCGTATGGTCGGGAAATGGGGTGAGGTCAGTATCTAGATTAGTTGCAGAGGTCATAAGATTACCTTTGCAGAGGGTAAGGGTTGTTTTTTAGTTTAACGTGAGTGAGATGAGTTAGGAGGGTGCGTCAGTATGAATAATTTCTAGCTGTAGAGAGACTTTCTCACACTGACGCACCCTACCCTACTTACCCGCCCTAACCTACTATTGTCCTCACAAAGGTCATTCAAGCGTTAACTCTCTCTTGTGTGAAAATGAGTACAAATATTTTGGGAGTTGCAAAGATGGCTTGGGTAGCAGGTGATCAGTTGCAGGGTGGCAAATACACGATTGAAAAGGAGTTGGGAAGGGGACGGTTTGGTATTACATATCTGGTTAAAAACAGGAATAGCGATCGCCTAGTTATTAAAACTATAAATGATAACCTGCTTCAATCTCTTAGTCAGCCGCAACGCGAACGACTAGAGAATATGTTTTTGCAAGAGGTGACTAATCTTACCCGGTGTCAGCATCCGCATATTGTGAAGTTTAAAACACCCTTTAGAGAAGGAGAGTATCCGTGTCTGGTAATGGAGTATGTCGGTGAAGATAGTTTGGCTAATCTTCGTCCAGCAATCCTTTCGGAACAAGACGCACTACGTTACATTCAGCAAATTGGGGAAGCTCTGATAGTAGTACATCAAAATGAACTGATTCATCGGGATGTGCGTCCAGAAAATATCCTGTTGCGGAAGCGAGACGGGAATTTAGAAGCGGTGTTAATTGATTTTGGTTTAGCTCTTGATTTTGATTACATTTTAACCACAAGCCGGACTCAAGAAACATCCGCCGGATTTACACCATCTGAGCTTTCTACTAAAGGTACGATAGCCAAGGCGTATAGCGATGTTTATTCACTAGCGGCTACTCTTTATAAACTGCTGACGGGGAGAACGCCTGTGGATGCAGTCAAGCGCAAATTAGACGGTGAGCATTTAGTTTCCCCAAAAGAATACAATTCTCAGATTAGCGATCGCACCAACAAGGCAATTTTAACAGGGATGCAACTAGATCCCAAACAGCGATCGCAATCGATGAGAGAATGGCTAGATTTATTAACTCAGCCTGAGATAACTGTTACATCTAACACCAAGTCAAATTGGGAACGCAACATTCAGGTTTGGGGAATTATTATAGCTGCGATCGCCGCTATTGGAGGTTTACTCGGAGGACTAGCTGGCTGGATTCCCATTTTTAAAACCACTCCATCTCCTAGCCCATCATTAGTGTCTCCTACTCCATCATCTAGCCAAACTCCGTAGAATTAGCTAAACTCTTATCATCATACTGGCTTTGAACTAATTATTTTTACTCAGAGGTATTCATGCCCTGGATAAAAGGACAAAAATTACAAAATGGTAAATATGTAATTGAGAAAGTCCTGGGACAAGGGGGATTTGGGATTACTTATAAAGCACAGCAAGTTGGGCTAAATCGTGCAGTTGTTATTAAAACACCAAACGAACATCTCAGCTATGATCCAGAGTATGAAAAATACGTAGAGCGATTTATTCAAGAAGGGAAAATACTGGCGCGTCTATCTCAAGATCCCCATCCTCATATTGTAGGAGTAATTGATCTGTTTGTAGAAGGTAATACTCACTGTTTAGTCATGCACTTTGTAGAAGGGGAAAATTTGTTTGAGGTTATAAAACGCAGAGGGGCGTTACCAGAATCCGAGATTGTGCGCTGTATCTGTCAGATTGGGGAAGCCTTGACGATGGTACATCAAGCAGGGCTAGTACACCGAGATGCCCACCCAGGAAACATCATGCTGCGGAAGAATGGTAAAGCAGTTTTAATTGATTTTGGTATTGCCAAGGAACTCTTGCCTCAAACGTTGAGTTCAACGGGTAATGTAGGTAACAAAGGATTTGCACCCTATGAACAGATGACTAGAGGTAGTCGAGAGCCAACAGTTGATGTTTACTGTCTCACTGCTACACTGTATTATGCAGTCACAGGTCAACCACCAATAAATTCTCTAGCTCGTAAGTTAGATAATATTCCCCTCCAGCCACCTAAACAAATTATTCCTCGTATTAGCGAACAATTAAATCAAGCAATACTCAAGGGTATGGCACTGGAGGCACAAGATCGCCCCCAGTCAATGAAAGCATGGTTGGCAATGTTAGAAGCACCAAAAGCAGCACCTCCGCCTCCTGTTGAACCAGTTCATAAAAAAGAAGTTGTTAGTCCTAAACCCAAGATAAAGTTAGAAATTTCTCCACGTAAAGCAATTACTAAGTCACCTAGAATTATTCCCTGGGGCTGGTTGATTGGTATATTATTCAGTTACCTATTGATAGGCTACCTTTTAGTTGCGTCTAACGCTCCGTTCTGGGTTTGGGCTGGGGCTGGGGCTTTGGCTTTGGCTGGGGCTTTGGCTGGGGTAGGGGCTGTAGCTGGGGCTTTGGCTGGGGTAGGGGCTGTAGCTGGGGCTTTGGTTCTTGTGGCTGGGGCTTTGGTTCTTGTGGCTGGGGCTGTAGCTTCGGCTGTGGCTGTAGCTTGGGCTGTGCCTATAGCTTGGGCTGTGGCTGTAGCTTGGGCTGTGCCTATAGCTTGGGTTGGAGAAAAATTACAAACATCCTTTAGCCAGTTTCATACTTTTTTGATTTTGGTTACTACTTCCCTTTTTGGCTTGGGTTTGGGGCTGCTAGTACACCGAGTTTTTAACGGAGTCTCATAACTTCCTCAATGTTGAAGTTTGTGAGGGACAAAGAAGTTCGTAGTAATGACTTTAGTCCTTAAATGAGGACTAAAGTCCTCACTACAAACCAGTGCAATCTCGCTCATCAACAGCATCATCTAATAAATATTCTTTCGTTAGGACATTAAGTTTTAATAATATCGCTCAATAAAGTCTAATTCAGAACCCGTAAAATTTGATTCAGACTTCTGGTTCAACGCCAAGCGACCTTAATTGAGCAATCAGGCGTTCATTGCGTTGACGTTCTTGTTCTGCTCGTTGGCGTTCCTGTTCTGCTCTTTCCTCACCCGTCAACAACAAATTCCCCTGCGAATCCCACCAGCGTAGCCAAGGTAATTCCATATTCTGATATTCACCTTGCCATATACCCAACTCCACACCTAAAGGATGTATGGGATAATGTCCACGTTCATTGGCTGGTAATAATTGATATTGTCCATCAATTAAGTGATAGACTTCTACGCTGGCTTTATTTACTTCATAAATACCGTAAAAAGCCGGATGGATTACCTGCTCATATATCCAAAATTTACCCTTCCACGGGGTTTTGTCTCGTTCTTCACTACCATCCCCAGACACAAACTCTAATGCAATCAATGGTGCAATAAACTCGCGCCACAACACATAAGACCTGCGGGGTTGCCTATCCAGGGAAGGTGGTACATTTCCTACATAAAACCAATCTGGTGCTTCTGCGCCTTTCTCTGGGGGGTCAGTTAAACGCCAGTAAATCCCCAAGTCCTGACCTATACAATATTGACTATCAGGATGTAATTGTTTGAGTACTGGTGTAATTGAGTCCGTCAATAAAATACTTTGGGGATGTTCTTGCCAATTTTTCACAAATGTCCCATCAGAGTCTGGTAGCTGCGTATGGTCGGGAAATGGGGTGAGGTCAGTATCTAGATTAGTTGCAGAGGTCATAAGATTACCTTTGCACAGGGTAAGGGTTATTTTTTAGTTTAGCAGTGGGAAGGGGAGAAGGGTTAAGGCTGTGGTTTTTGTTAACCTACACACTCCCCTTTAAAATCAGAAATGCAGGGTGTTTTCATACAACTAGAGAAAAAATAAACCTAGCTTTCAAAGCCTCTCCCCCCGTGGGGGAGAGGTTTGGAGAGGGGTCAAAATCTCGGCTACAAAACGAAAAATCAAAACTTATGGATTTTTCTTTTTTCGTATGAAACCACCCTGCCCTGTAAAATCAGAAATGCGATCGCCTAGCCTACTTCGCTACAACTAAATCAACAGGCTTCACACCCGCCAAATCTAAAATTTGAGGAATCAAATCTTCCCGCTTGACTGCCATCATGTGGACACCATGACACAATTTTCGCGCTATCTGCACTTGTTCGGCGGCAATTTTTACACCTTCTTCTAGTGGGTCTTTGGCTGTTGCTAACCTCTCAATAATATGCTGGGGTATATTTACACCAGGAACGCACCTATTAATAAATTGAGCATTTTTTGCTGATTTCAATAGAAAAATTCCCGCCAAAATTGGTTTGTTATGGGTTGAAGCTATCTTATCCATGAACTTTTCTAGTTTTTCAAAATCAGTAATTAATTGACTTTGAAAAAATTGCGCCCCTGCTTCAATTTTACGTTCAAAGCGACTTTGCAAACCTGACCAACTGGCACACTGCGGGTCTACGGCTGCACCTGCAAATAAATCTGTTGCACCATCAGTCAAGGATTTATCGTTGCAATCGACACCTTGATTCATTTTCCGAATTAGTTGTAATAGTCGCACTGCTTCTAAATCAAAGACGGCTTTGGCTTCAGGATGATCGCCTGCTTTTACTGGGTCGCCAGTCAAAGCTAAAATATTACGAATACCCAAAGCGTGTGCGCCCATGAGGTCGGCTTGTAAACCGATACGGTTGCGATCGCGGCAAGCCATCTGACAAATTGGTTCAATCCCATTTTGTAACAAAATAACTGAAGCTACCAACGAAGACATCCGCAAAACTGCACGGCTACCATCGGTAATATTGACAGCATGAACCCTCCCCTTAAGAGTCGCCGCCATTTCAATCATGTGGGTG from Nostoc sp. UHCC 0870 includes these protein-coding regions:
- a CDS encoding carbon dioxide-concentrating mechanism protein CcmK, whose amino-acid sequence is MPIAVGMIETKGFPAVVEAADAMVKAARVTLVGYEKIGSARVTVIVRGDVSEVQASVAAGIEAARRVNGGEVVSTHIIARPHENLEYVLPIRYTEAVEQFRT
- a CDS encoding EutN/CcmL family microcompartment protein, with the translated sequence MQIAKVRGTVVSTQKEPSLRGVKLLLLQLVDEEGNLLQKYEVAADNVGAGVDEWVLISRGSAARQVPGSEQRPLDAAVVAIIDTIYVEDRLIYSKKDQYR
- a CDS encoding NAD(P)H-quinone oxidoreductase subunit F, encoding MNEFLFTTSWCMPFYSLLGALITLPWSIGIIRRTGPRPAAYFNLLTTLLAFAHSLLVFKDIWNREQETWVITWFQAADLNLSFALEISPVSIGATVLITGLSLLAQIYALGYMEKDWALARFFGLIGFFEAALSGLAFSDSLFLSYALLEVLTLSTYLLVGFWYAQPLVVTAARDAFWTKRVGDLLLLMAVVTLSTLAGSLNFSDLYEWAQTATLDPVTSALLGLALIAGPAGKCAQFPLHMWLDEAMEGPNPASVMRNSLVVAGGAYILYKLQPILALSPVALNALLIIGSVTAVGASLVALAQTDIKRALSHSTSAYMGLVFLAVGLEQGGVALMLLLTHAIAKALLFMSSGSVIFTTHSQDLTEMGGLWSKMPATTTAFIVGSAGMVTILPLGSFWAMLAWADGLVRVSPWVIAILILVNGLTALNLTRVFRLVFWGQPQQKTRRAPEVGWTMAFPMVSLTILTLILPLMLQQWYLLPAWESIDWYVVLVLVSSTVAGVVIGSTIYLHKAWSRSRIMGWRMMQDLLGYDFYIDRIYRLTIVSAVSILSKISAWSDRYLVDGLVNLVGFATIFSGQGLKYSISGQSQGYMLTILAVVSVLGFFISWSLGLLDKLPF
- a CDS encoding NADH-quinone oxidoreductase subunit M — translated: MLSVLIFAPLLGALLVGLFPAGVNGKISRSIALIVAGLIFLWTVILASQFNPGEVNQQFSEFLPWIDALGLNYNLGVDGLSLPLLLLNGLLTGIAIYSTDESLQRPRFYYSLILVLSAGVAGAFIAQDLLLFFLFYELELIPLYLLIAIWGGAKRGYAATKFLIYTALSGILILASFLGMVWLSGADTFALSAFDAQSLPLATQLLLLGGILIGFGIKMPLVPFHTWLPDAHVEASTPISVLLAGVLLKLGTYGLLRFGMDLLPDAWAYLAPWLAVWAVVSVLYGSSCAIAQTDMKKMVAYSSIGHMGYILLAAAAATPLSTLGAVMQMISHGLISAMLFLLVGVVYKKAGSRDLNVIRGLLNPERGMPLIGSLMIIGVMASAGTPGMVGFISEFIVFRGSFAVFPVQTLVSMLGTGLTAVYFLILVNRAFFGRLSEQVINLPRVYWSDRIPAFILAALIVVFGIQPGWLVHWSEPTITAMVNVEHTVATVSLETTKSQN
- a CDS encoding ribulose bisphosphate carboxylase small subunit, which gives rise to MAVRSTAAPPTPWSRSLAEAEIHETAFVHSFSNIIGDVHIGANVIVAPGTSIRADEGTPFYIGENTNIQDGVVIHGLEQGRVIGDDSNEYSVWVGKNASITHMALIHGPAYVGENSFIGFRSTVFNSRIGAGCIVMMHALIQDVEIPPGKYVPSGSIITTQQQADRLSDVQDQDQEFAHHVIGINQALRAGYLCAADNKCIAPIRDKNAKSYTSNKLNVIEIGRSSEVASNSLGAETIDQLRYLLEQGYKIGSEHVDQRRFRTGSWTSCKPIEARTLGEAVAALETCLADHSGEYVRLFGIDAGRRRVLETIIQRPDGAVQASTSFKAPASQTNGSYNGNGSSYSNGSGSGRLPAETVQQISQLLAGGYKIGTEHVDERRFRTGSWNSCKPIESTSANEVVSALEECIESHQGEYVRLIGIDPKAKRRVLETIIQRPNGQVAPSGSQRSVVSSSSSSSSGTATATSTRLSSEVVDQVRQVLAGGYKLSIEHVDQRRFRTGSWNSTGPISANSERDAIAAVESTLAEYAGEYVRLIGIDPKAKRRVLETIIQRP
- a CDS encoding carbon dioxide-concentrating mechanism protein CcmK; the encoded protein is MSIAVGMVETLGFPAVVEAADAMVKAARVTLVGYEKIGSGRVTVIVRGDVSEVQASVGAGVESVKRVNGGQVLSTHIIARPHENLEYVLPIRYTEDVEQFRENVNAIRPFGRRP